A region from the Phycisphaerae bacterium genome encodes:
- a CDS encoding pyridoxal-phosphate dependent enzyme, protein AVDILVSGVGTGGTITGVAGVIKQRKPSFKAIAVEPADSPVITQRRSGEELKPGPHKIQGIGAGFIPGVLDLSLIDDVVRVANEDAFAWARKAARQEGILCGISSGAALCAANEVANRPENAGKMIVVILPSCGERYLSTPLFHEG, encoded by the coding sequence GGGCAGTGGATATTCTTGTTTCAGGGGTGGGTACGGGCGGCACGATCACCGGCGTCGCCGGCGTGATCAAGCAACGCAAGCCGTCGTTCAAGGCCATTGCCGTCGAACCGGCCGATTCGCCGGTCATCACCCAGAGGCGATCAGGCGAGGAACTCAAGCCCGGCCCGCACAAGATTCAGGGCATCGGCGCAGGTTTCATCCCCGGCGTGCTCGATCTCTCCCTGATCGATGACGTCGTACGTGTTGCCAACGAAGACGCCTTCGCCTGGGCCCGCAAGGCCGCCAGACAAGAGGGCATCTTGTGCGGCATCTCCTCAGGCGCGGCCCTGTGCGCCGCCAACGAGGTTGCCAACCGCCCCGAAAACGCCGGTAAGATGATCGTCGTCATCCTGCCCAGTTGCGGCGAACGTTACCTGTCCACGCCGCTGTTCCACGAAGGATAA
- a CDS encoding plasmid pRiA4b ORF-3 family protein, which produces MATRQTKKQNPKTSSGSGLYTLEVFLIGGPVTEEFVKENPVVSRTIQIRGDQTLDKLHFAIFDAFDRDDEHMYEFQIGGKGPQDPGARCYVLPDARDAYDRRQAGDLTRTRIGTLGLKVGDAFGYWFDYGDDWWHQINVISIEENIPPGEYPRVTQRVGESPPQYPDPEDEDEEWDEDEDDESDEDEDDDGEWEDPDEEDDADEED; this is translated from the coding sequence ATGGCTACCCGTCAGACGAAGAAACAAAACCCCAAGACCTCGTCCGGGAGCGGACTGTATACATTGGAGGTATTTTTAATCGGTGGGCCCGTCACCGAGGAGTTCGTCAAGGAAAACCCGGTTGTCTCCCGCACCATCCAAATCCGCGGCGATCAGACGTTGGACAAGCTGCACTTTGCCATTTTCGACGCCTTTGACCGTGATGACGAGCACATGTACGAGTTTCAGATCGGCGGCAAGGGGCCCCAGGACCCGGGCGCGCGCTGCTACGTCTTACCGGATGCCCGTGATGCGTACGACAGACGACAGGCAGGAGACCTGACTCGAACCAGAATCGGCACTCTTGGCCTGAAAGTCGGAGATGCATTCGGCTATTGGTTCGATTACGGCGACGACTGGTGGCACCAGATCAACGTCATCTCGATCGAGGAGAACATCCCCCCCGGAGAGTATCCCAGGGTAACCCAACGCGTAGGTGAGAGCCCTCCGCAGTATCCCGATCCGGAAGATGAAGATGAGGAATGGGACGAGGACGAAGACGACGAAAGCGACGAGGACGAGGATGATGACGGAGAGTGGGAAGACCCGGACGAGGAAGACGATGCGGACGAGGAGGATTGA
- a CDS encoding peroxiredoxin, translated as MRYVSRKLGPLLIAIVVGLLPAGCASTETVGPAASLEARTDLIPVGQKAPDFDAADQSGKRIRLAELLKKSSVVLIFYPGDFTPGCTRQLCAVRDDWSQFEKHGITVLGVNPADAVQHARFVGENRFPFSLIVDEGSSITAAYGARGPDRTQRTVYAIRKDGKVALAERGFVAHEKIFAALK; from the coding sequence ATGAGATACGTCAGCCGCAAGCTGGGTCCGCTGCTCATTGCGATTGTCGTCGGGTTGCTGCCGGCCGGTTGCGCGTCGACGGAGACGGTCGGGCCCGCTGCCTCGCTGGAAGCACGTACCGATCTGATTCCCGTCGGGCAGAAGGCTCCTGATTTCGACGCTGCCGACCAATCGGGCAAACGCATCCGCCTGGCCGAGCTGCTCAAGAAGAGCAGCGTCGTGCTGATTTTCTATCCCGGTGATTTCACGCCGGGCTGCACGAGACAGCTTTGTGCGGTTCGTGACGACTGGTCGCAGTTTGAAAAGCACGGGATCACGGTTCTTGGCGTCAATCCGGCCGACGCCGTGCAGCACGCCCGCTTCGTCGGCGAAAACCGGTTCCCCTTCTCGCTTATTGTCGACGAGGGTTCAAGCATCACCGCTGCTTATGGCGCCAGGGGACCGGATAGAACGCAGCGCACGGTCTACGCCATTCGTAAAGATGGCAAGGTTGCCCTGGCCGAGCGCGGCTTTGTCGCCCATGAGAAGATTTTCGCGGCGCTCAAGTGA
- the istA gene encoding IS21 family transposase encodes MLPTVEVFSRLRSLGYTGGKSAVYELVRSVRPRKNQGPEVRFEGVPGEFSQHDFGSVNVTYADGTSEKIHFFASRLKYSRWTHVVIVPDERVESLIRALLKAFESFGGVPLRAVFDNPKTIVLSRAQGFINWNPVFVHVPVDYSFGVELCRPRRANQKGSVENLVGWVKGSFFKVRRFHDRADLEQQLIAWLEEVNLQRPSRATNQIPAERMKAERERLTPLATPADDYPLRVAVTVGTTGFVEYERIRYSMPPTAIGIPGTLFLYPDRVRIVTRSGIEVEHPRRPAVGNTSYCSEHRVARLAAVHGQRAKLYQKRQEILELGPPAEGLLTCGGLASSRSVFGVSE; translated from the coding sequence TTGCTGCCGACAGTGGAAGTGTTCAGCCGCCTGCGATCGCTAGGTTACACCGGGGGCAAGTCGGCGGTGTACGAGTTGGTCAGGTCCGTTCGTCCCCGGAAGAACCAGGGGCCTGAGGTGCGGTTCGAGGGGGTGCCGGGCGAGTTCAGCCAACATGATTTCGGCAGTGTGAACGTCACCTATGCCGACGGCACGAGCGAGAAGATCCACTTCTTCGCTTCTCGTCTGAAGTACTCGCGATGGACGCACGTGGTCATCGTCCCGGATGAGCGAGTCGAGTCGCTCATCCGGGCGTTGCTGAAGGCCTTCGAGTCCTTCGGCGGTGTGCCCCTGCGGGCGGTTTTCGACAATCCCAAGACGATCGTTCTCAGCCGTGCCCAGGGGTTCATCAACTGGAACCCGGTTTTCGTCCACGTCCCCGTGGACTACAGTTTCGGGGTGGAGTTGTGCCGGCCTCGGCGGGCCAACCAGAAAGGATCCGTCGAGAACCTGGTGGGCTGGGTCAAGGGCAGCTTCTTCAAGGTCCGCCGGTTCCACGACCGCGCGGACCTGGAGCAGCAGCTCATCGCCTGGCTGGAAGAGGTCAACCTGCAGCGCCCCAGCCGGGCCACCAACCAGATCCCGGCCGAGCGGATGAAGGCGGAGCGGGAACGCCTCACGCCCCTGGCGACCCCGGCGGATGACTATCCCCTGCGGGTGGCAGTGACCGTCGGCACCACCGGCTTCGTGGAGTACGAGCGTATCCGCTATTCCATGCCCCCGACCGCCATCGGCATTCCCGGCACGCTCTTCCTGTATCCCGACCGGGTCCGGATCGTGACCCGCAGCGGGATCGAGGTCGAGCATCCGCGGCGTCCGGCCGTGGGCAACACTTCATATTGCAGCGAGCACCGGGTTGCCCGGCTGGCCGCGGTGCACGGGCAGCGGGCCAAACTCTATCAGAAACGCCAGGAAATCCTCGAATTGGGGCCGCCGGCGGAAGGCCTGCTGACCTGTGGGGGACTGGCCTCCAGCCGGTCGGTTTTCGGGGTTTCGGAATAG